From Brassica oleracea var. oleracea cultivar TO1000 chromosome C3, BOL, whole genome shotgun sequence, a single genomic window includes:
- the LOC106335909 gene encoding pentatricopeptide repeat-containing protein At2g13600 yields the protein MARNSFLKLGSLTNSSPFANLLDSCIKSKLPPNDVRTVHASIIKSPFSNEIFIHNRLIDAYAKRGSLQDARKVFDEMPHRNVYTWNTLVTALAKLELLDEAETLFRSMPERDQCTWNSMVSGFAQRNRCEEALRYLASMHKEGFSLNEYSLASGLSACSSLSDVNRGVQIHSLIAKSPPLLSDVHIGSALVDMYSKCGHVDEAQQCFDELCGYRNVVTWNSLITCYEQNGPVEEALSVFNLMLRSGFEPDEVTLASVISACASLSALKVGREVHGRVAKDVKLRNDIILSNAFVDMYAKCGRVKEARIVFDSMPIRNAIAETSMISGYAMAASTKAARLMFTKMRERNVVSWNALIAGYTQNGENEEALGLFRLLKRESVSPTHYTFANILKACADLAELHLGMQAHVHVLKHGFKFRSGEETDIFVGNSLIDMYVKCGCVEDGYLVFRKMVERDRVSWNAMIIGFAQNGYGNEALELFREMLGGSGEKPDHITMIGVLSACGHAGLVDEGRRYFSSMARDFGVAPLRDHYTCMVDLLGRAGFLEEAKSMIEEEMPMEPDSVIWGSLLGACKVHRNITLGKYVAEKLLEVETSSNSGPYVLLSNMYAENGQWEDVMNVRKSMRREGVTKQPGFSWIEIQGRSHVFMVKDKRHPHKKQIHSLLDVLIAEMRQEHAETGPLSSEEMDYSSSILWETAM from the coding sequence ATGGCTAGAAACTCATTTCTCAAACTCGGCTCTCTCACGAACTCTTCACCCTTCGCGAATCTTCTCGATTCATGCATCAAATCCAAGCTACCACCAAACGACGTCCGCACCGTCCACGCTTCCATCATCAAATCCCCTTTCTCCAACGAAATCTTTATACACAACCGTCTCATCGACGCATACGCGAAACGCGGCTCGCTCCAGGACGCGCGCAAAGTGTTCGACGAAATGCCTCACCGAAACGTCTACACTTGGAACACTCTCGTGACGGCTTTAGCCAAGTTAGAGCTCTTAGACGAAGCCGAGACTCTCTTCCGCTCGATGCCTGAGCGTGACCAGTGCACTTGGAACTCCATGGTCTCCGGGTTCGCTCAGCGCAATAGGTGCGAAGAGGCGTTGCGTTATCTCGCTTCGATGCATAAAGAAGGCTTCTCGCTGAACGAATATAGTTTAGCTAGTGGTCTAAGCGCTTGCTCTAGCTTGAGCGATGTGAACAGAGGCGTACAGATACATTCTTTGATCGCAAAGTCTCCTCCTTTGCTCTCTGATGTTCATATAGGCTCTGCTCTCGTTGACATGTATTCTAAATGCGGACACGTGGATGAAGCTCAGCAGTGTTTTGACGAGTTGTGTGGTTATAGAAACGTCGTCACTTGGAATAGTTTGATTACTTGTTACGAACAGAACGGTCCCGTGGAGGAAGCTCTCAGCGTTTTCAATTTAATGTTGAGATCTGGTTTTGAGCCTGATGAGGTTACGTTAGCGAGCGTGATCAGCGCGTGCGCGAGCCTGTCCGCGCTCAAAGTCGGCCGGGAAGTTCACGGACGTGTTGCTAAAGACGTTAAGTTACGGAACGATATAATCCTAAGCAACGCCTTTGTTGATATGTACGCAAAGTGTGGAAGAGTAAAAGAAGCTAGGATCGTGTTCGACAGCATGCCTATCAGAAACGCGATCGCCGAAACGTCGATGATCAGCGGCTACGCTATGGCTGCGAGCACCAAGGCTGCTAGGCTGATGTTCACCAAGATGAGGGAGAGGAATGTCGTTTCGTGGAACGCGCTCATCGCCGGGTACACGCAGAACGGGGAGAACGAAGAAGCTCTCGGTCTGTTTCGTCTGTTGAAGAGGGAGTCGGTATCCCCGACGCACTATACCTTTGCTAATATCCTCAAAGCGTGTGCGGATCTCGCGGAGTTGCATCTAGGCATGCAGGCTCATGTGCACGTGTTGAAGCACGGGTTTAAGTTTCGATCCGGGGAAGAAACTGATATATTCGTTGGCAACTCGTTGATAGATATGTATGTGAAATGCGGCTGCGTGGAAGATGGTTATCTCGTGTTTAGGAAGATGGTGGAGAGAGACCGCGTCTCCTGGAACGCGATGATTATCGGATTCGCGCAGAACGGGTATGGAAACGAGGCGCTTGAGTTGTTCAGAGAGATGCTTGGTGGTTCTGGGGAAAAGCCAGATCACATTACAATGATTGGTGTTCTCTCCGCGTGTGGACACGCTGGATTAGTCGACGAAGGGCGGCGTTACTTTTCGTCCATGGCCCGAGACTTCGGTGTGGCTCCTCTGAGGGATCACTACACTTGCATGGTTGATTTACTCGGCCGAGCTGGGTTTCTCGAAGAAGCGAAGAGTATGATCGAGGAGGAGATGCCTATGGAGCCAGATTCGGTTATATGGGGCTCTTTGCTCGGTGCTTGTAAAGTTCATAGGAACATCACGTTAGGTAAGTACGTTGCGGAGAAGCTTCTTGAAGTAGAGACGTCGTCGAACTCGGGACCGTATGTTCTTCTTTCTAACATGTACGCTGAGAATGGACAATGGGAGGATGTGATGAATGTAAGGAAGTCTATGAGGAGAGAAGGAGTCACGAAGCAGCCAGGTTTTAGTTGGATAGAGATACAAGGACGTTCTCATGTTTTCATGGTTAAAGATAAAAGACATCCTCACAAAAAGCAGATACACTCGCTTCTTGATGTTCTGATAGCAGAGATGAGACAGGAACATGCTGAAACAGGACCACTCTCCTCTGAGGAAATGGATTATTCATCTAGTATTCTTTGGGAAACTGCCATGTGA
- the LOC106335910 gene encoding ABC transporter G family member 5, translating into MEKEGCEIEALDIDYNITERKINVNPFGIFTRKPVLEADQPVKLEDGTYKKVKHVLKGVTCRAKPWEILAIVGPSGAGKSSLLEILAGRLIPQTGSVIVNQRPVDRANFKKISGYVTQKDTLFPLLTVEETLLFSAKLRLKLPAEELKTRVKSLVRELGLEAVATARVGDDSVRGISGGERRRVSIGVEAIHDPKVLILDEPTSGLDSTSALQIIDMLKLMAETRGRTIVLTIHQPGFRIVKLFNSVLLLANGSTLNQGSVDQLGVYLRSNGLQHPLHENIVEFAIESIEAITKHQRLQQSRRLVVAHVPTSQGEGRSGKFTLQQLFQQSKVADVGTMKIGKEFTRDFANSRLGETMILTHRFSKNIFRTKELFACRTVQMLGSGIVLGLIFHNLKDDLKGARERVGLFAFILTFLLTSTIEALPIFLQEREILMKETSSGSYRVSSYAVANGLVYLPFLLILAILFSVPVYWLVGLNPSFMAFLHFLLLIWLILYTANSVVVCFSALVPNFIVGNSVISGVMGSFFLFSGYFISKNEIPGYWIFMHYISLFKYPFEGFLINEFSKSSKCLEYGIGKCLMTEEGLLKEERYCEENRWRNVVIMLCFVLLYRFVSYVILRCRCSQRSFKSTLV; encoded by the coding sequence ATGGAGAAGGAAGGATGTGAGATCGAAGCTCTAGATATTGATTACAACATCACTGAGCGGAAGATTAATGTTAATCCTTTCGGAATCTTTACAAGGAAGCCGGTTCTGGAAGCTGACCAACCGGTTAAGCTTGAGGATGGAACCTACAAGAAAGTCAAGCATGTACTAAAAGGAGTGACCTGCAGAGCCAAACCGTGGGAGATTCTCGCCATCGTTGGTCCAAGTGGGGCAGGGAAGTCTTCTCTGCTCGAAATTCTAGCTGGAAGACTCATCCCTCAAACCGGTTCGGTTATCGTCAATCAGAGACCGGTCGACAGAGCCAATTTCAAGAAAATCTCCGGTTACGTCACGCAGAAGGACACTCTGTTTCCTCTGCTCACGGTGGAGGAAACGCTTTTGTTCAGCGCCAAGCTGCGGTTAAAGCTACCCGCAGAGGAGCTGAAAACACGTGTTAAGTCGTTGGTGCGTGAGCTTGGACTCGAAGCTGTAGCCACGGCTCGTGTGGGAGATGACAGCGTCAGAGGAATATCGGGTGGTGAGAGACGCCGCGTCTCTATAGGAGTTGAAGCTATTCACGACCCCAAGGTTCTGATTCTCGATGAGCCGACCTCTGGTCTCGACAGCACTTCTGCTCTTCAGATCATAGACATGCTCAAGCTCATGGCTGAGACAAGAGGCCGGACCATAGTTCTAACCATCCACCAGCCGGGTTTTCGTATAGTCAAACTGTTCAATTCCGTTCTTCTGTTGGCTAACGGCTCGACGCTGAACCAAGGCTCGGTGGATCAGCTCGGCGTCTACTTAAGATCAAACGGTCTGCAGCATCCTCTCCATGAGAATATAGTCGAATTCGCCATCGAGTCGATCGAAGCCATCACTAAGCACCAGAGGCTACAGCAAAGCAGAAGACTAGTAGTGGCTCATGTCCCAACATCACAAGGCGAGGGGAGAAGCGGCAAGTTCACGCTACAGCAGCTGTTTCAACAATCAAAGGTCGCCGACGTAGGAACCATGAAGATAGGTAAAGAATTCACAAGAGATTTCGCGAATTCGAGGCTTGGAGAGACTATGATACTCACTCATAGATTCTCCAAGAACATTTTCAGAACCAAGGAGCTCTTTGCTTGCAGGACGGTTCAGATGCTAGGCTCAGGGATTGTTCTAGGTCTGATTTTTCACAATCTCAAGGACGATTTGAAAGGCGCGCGAGAGAGAGTGGGACTCTTCGCGTTCATATTGACATTCCTGCTTACTTCAACGATAGAGGCGCTCCCTATATTTCTGCAAGAGAGAGAGATTCTCATGAAGGAGACCTCAAGTGGAAGCTACAGAGTTTCTTCCTACGCCGTCGCGAACGGGCTTGTTTACTTGCCGTTTCTGCTCATTCTAGCGATTCTGTTTTCAGTCCCAGTGTACTGGCTGGTGGGGCTGAACCCTAGCTTCATGGCTTTCTTGCACTTTTTGCTACTAATCTGGTTGATCCTCTACACAGCCAACTCGGTGGTTGTGTGCTTTAGCGCACTGGTTCCTAACTTCATCGTCGGGAACTCGGTGATTTCCGGTGTGATGGGCTCCTTCTTTCTCTTCTCCGGATACTTCATATCGAAGAATGAGATCCCTGGGTACTGGATTTTCATGCACTACATCTCTCTGTTCAAGTACCCTTTTGAAGGTTTTTTGATAAACGAGTTCTCTAAGTCGAGCAAGTGTTTGGAGTATGGAATCGGAAAGTGTTTGATGACCGAGGAGGGTCTGCTGAAAGAAGAAAGGTATTGCGAGGAAAACAGATGGAGAAACGTTGTCATCATGCTGTGTTTTGTCTTGCTCTACAGGTTTGTTTCCTATGTGATTCTGAGGTGTAGATGTTCACAAAGAAGTTTCAAAAGTACTCTTGTTTAG
- the LOC106335806 gene encoding mitogen-activated protein kinase kinase kinase YODA isoform X2: MPTWWVRKSGKNKDDSHLLQTQTRSVSDKSIRRISADNSKSSPDPVTPSRCTPRCSREFAGASGFSDEKKCHPLPLPSLSNDQVNGSVSGSGSVSSVSSSGSGEDQSQPTAPRKSNAAAASPKAGTRPTSPLHNRFSGMTLESSSTGRNDDGRSSEYHPLPLPPGSPTSPSVVLPCSPTSPSSGVQGSWVVGGSEKEISKWKKGRFIGSGTFGKVYQGFNSEEGRICAIKEVKVISDDKNSKECLKQLNQEINVLSQLCHPNIVQYYGSELSEETLSVYLEFVSGGSIHKLLTEYGAFTEPVIQNYTRQILSGLAYLHGRNTVHRDIKGANILVDPNGEIKLADFGMAKHVTAYSTMLSFTGSPYWMAPEVVMHKNGYTLAVDVWSVGCTILEMATAKPPWSQFEGVAAIFKIGNSKDMPEIPDHLSNDAKNFIRLCLQRNPTVRPTAAQLLEHPFLRVHSPRVANTSMHKDAPPRPYDGSSSMPTREPPYSGRHPVFHPIKSPRENVRAITSLPVSPCSSPLRQLGPAYKSCFLSPPHPSYAFPVQESGYNHQAEFAASPFRFKKDTSLIEPSSYRAQAPSSPFRSRLV; the protein is encoded by the exons ATGCCTACTTGGTGGGTGAGGAAGTCCGGCAAGAACAAAGACGATTCCCACCTCCTCCAGACCCAAACTCGTTCCGTTTCCGATAAGTCTATCAGAAGAATCTCCGCCGATAACAGCAAATCCAGCCCCGATCCGGTCACTCCTTCTCGATGCACCCCGCGCTGCAGCCGCGAATTCGCCGGAGCCTCCGGTTTCTCCGACGAGAAGAAATGTCACCCTCTCCCTCTCCCGTCGCTCTCTAACGATCAGGTGAACGGATCGGTTTCCGGATCGGGTTCTGTTTCAAGCGTTAGCTCGTCTGGATCGGGTGAAGATCAGAGTCAACCCACTGCTCCTAG GAAATCTAACGCAGCAGCAGCTTCTCCGAAGGCGGGAACTAGACCGACCTCTCCACTGCATAACAGATTCTCTGGGATGACCTTAGAGTCTTCTTCGACGGGGAGGAACGATGATGGGAGGTCCTCTGAGTACCATCCTCTGCCTCTGCCGCCGGGATCTCCTACGAGCCCCTCTGTGGTGCTTCCCTGTTCTCCTACGAGCCCTTCTTCGGGTGTGCAAGGGTCTTGGGTTGTGGGAGGGTCGGAGAAGGAGATTTCCAAGTGGAAGAAAGGGAGGTTTATTGGGAGTGGTACCTTTGGGAAAGTCTATCAAGGCTTTAACAG TGAGGAAGGAAGAATTTGTGCTATTAAGGAGGTCAAGGTCATTTCTGACGACAAAAACTCAAAGGAATGTCTGAAGCAACTAAATCAG GAGATAAATGTGCTGAGTCAGCTTTGTCATCCGAATATTGTTCAATATTACGGAAGTGAACTG AGTGAAGAAACCTTGTCCGTCTACTTGGAGTTTGTGTCAGGTGGCTCAATCCATAAACTTCTCACGGAGTATGGTGCTTTCACTGAACCTGTTATCCAAAACTACACACGCCAGATTCTCTCTGGGCTTGCCTATTTACATGGACGAAATACAGTGCATAG GGACATCAAAGGAGCAAATATATTAGTGGATCCGAATGGTGAAATCAAGTTGGCAGATTTTGGGATGGCCAAACAT GTAACAGCCTATTCTACTATGCTTTCTTTCACGGGGAGTCCTTATTGGATGGCACCCGAG GTTGTGATGCACAAAAATGGCTACACTCTTGCAGTCGATGTGTGGAGTGTGGGTTGTACTATTCTCGAAATGGCAACAGCAAAGCCACCTTGGAGCCAGTTTGAAGGG GTTGCTGCAATTTTCAAAATCGGGAACAGCAAAGACATGCCCGAAATACCTGATCACCTTTCGAATGATGCAAAGAATTTTATAAGACTGTGTCTGCAACGGAATCCAACAGTACGCCCTACAGCTGCTCAGCTTTTAGAACACCCTTTTCTACGTGTACACTCACCCAGAGTGGCTAATACTAGCATGCACAAAGATGCCCCCCCACGCCCCTATGATGGAAGCTCCTCAATG CCTACAAGGGAACCACCTTATTCAGGGAGACATCCTGTCTTTCATCCTATAAAGAGCCCGAG AGAAAACGTAAGAGCCATCACATCCTTGCCAGTGTCTCCATGTTCAAGTCCTTTACGGCAACTTGGACCAGCATACAAAAGTTGTTTCCTGTCACCTCCTCATCCGTCTTATGCATTTCCCGTGCAAGAAAGTGGGTACAACCACCAAGCGGAGTTTGCTGCAAGTCCTTTTAGGTTCAAGAAAGACACATCATTGATAGAACCATCGAGCTACAGAGCCCAGGCGCCCAGTTCACCCTTCAGATCAAGACTGGTGTAG
- the LOC106335806 gene encoding mitogen-activated protein kinase kinase kinase YODA isoform X1, with protein sequence MPTWWVRKSGKNKDDSHLLQTQTRSVSDKSIRRISADNSKSSPDPVTPSRCTPRCSREFAGASGFSDEKKCHPLPLPSLSNDQVNGSVSGSGSVSSVSSSGSGEDQSQPTAPRKSNAAAASPKAGTRPTSPLHNRFSGMTLESSSTGRNDDGRSSEYHPLPLPPGSPTSPSVVLPCSPTSPSSGVQGSWVVGGSEKEISKWKKGRFIGSGTFGKVYQGFNSEEGRICAIKEVKVISDDKNSKECLKQLNQEINVLSQLCHPNIVQYYGSELSEETLSVYLEFVSGGSIHKLLTEYGAFTEPVIQNYTRQILSGLAYLHGRNTVHRDIKGANILVDPNGEIKLADFGMAKHVTAYSTMLSFTGSPYWMAPEVVMHKNGYTLAVDVWSVGCTILEMATAKPPWSQFEGVAAIFKIGNSKDMPEIPDHLSNDAKNFIRLCLQRNPTVRPTAAQLLEHPFLRVHSPRVANTSMHKDAPPRPYDGSSSMPTREPPYSGRHPVFHPIKSPSRENVRAITSLPVSPCSSPLRQLGPAYKSCFLSPPHPSYAFPVQESGYNHQAEFAASPFRFKKDTSLIEPSSYRAQAPSSPFRSRLV encoded by the exons ATGCCTACTTGGTGGGTGAGGAAGTCCGGCAAGAACAAAGACGATTCCCACCTCCTCCAGACCCAAACTCGTTCCGTTTCCGATAAGTCTATCAGAAGAATCTCCGCCGATAACAGCAAATCCAGCCCCGATCCGGTCACTCCTTCTCGATGCACCCCGCGCTGCAGCCGCGAATTCGCCGGAGCCTCCGGTTTCTCCGACGAGAAGAAATGTCACCCTCTCCCTCTCCCGTCGCTCTCTAACGATCAGGTGAACGGATCGGTTTCCGGATCGGGTTCTGTTTCAAGCGTTAGCTCGTCTGGATCGGGTGAAGATCAGAGTCAACCCACTGCTCCTAG GAAATCTAACGCAGCAGCAGCTTCTCCGAAGGCGGGAACTAGACCGACCTCTCCACTGCATAACAGATTCTCTGGGATGACCTTAGAGTCTTCTTCGACGGGGAGGAACGATGATGGGAGGTCCTCTGAGTACCATCCTCTGCCTCTGCCGCCGGGATCTCCTACGAGCCCCTCTGTGGTGCTTCCCTGTTCTCCTACGAGCCCTTCTTCGGGTGTGCAAGGGTCTTGGGTTGTGGGAGGGTCGGAGAAGGAGATTTCCAAGTGGAAGAAAGGGAGGTTTATTGGGAGTGGTACCTTTGGGAAAGTCTATCAAGGCTTTAACAG TGAGGAAGGAAGAATTTGTGCTATTAAGGAGGTCAAGGTCATTTCTGACGACAAAAACTCAAAGGAATGTCTGAAGCAACTAAATCAG GAGATAAATGTGCTGAGTCAGCTTTGTCATCCGAATATTGTTCAATATTACGGAAGTGAACTG AGTGAAGAAACCTTGTCCGTCTACTTGGAGTTTGTGTCAGGTGGCTCAATCCATAAACTTCTCACGGAGTATGGTGCTTTCACTGAACCTGTTATCCAAAACTACACACGCCAGATTCTCTCTGGGCTTGCCTATTTACATGGACGAAATACAGTGCATAG GGACATCAAAGGAGCAAATATATTAGTGGATCCGAATGGTGAAATCAAGTTGGCAGATTTTGGGATGGCCAAACAT GTAACAGCCTATTCTACTATGCTTTCTTTCACGGGGAGTCCTTATTGGATGGCACCCGAG GTTGTGATGCACAAAAATGGCTACACTCTTGCAGTCGATGTGTGGAGTGTGGGTTGTACTATTCTCGAAATGGCAACAGCAAAGCCACCTTGGAGCCAGTTTGAAGGG GTTGCTGCAATTTTCAAAATCGGGAACAGCAAAGACATGCCCGAAATACCTGATCACCTTTCGAATGATGCAAAGAATTTTATAAGACTGTGTCTGCAACGGAATCCAACAGTACGCCCTACAGCTGCTCAGCTTTTAGAACACCCTTTTCTACGTGTACACTCACCCAGAGTGGCTAATACTAGCATGCACAAAGATGCCCCCCCACGCCCCTATGATGGAAGCTCCTCAATG CCTACAAGGGAACCACCTTATTCAGGGAGACATCCTGTCTTTCATCCTATAAAGAGCCCGAG TAGAGAAAACGTAAGAGCCATCACATCCTTGCCAGTGTCTCCATGTTCAAGTCCTTTACGGCAACTTGGACCAGCATACAAAAGTTGTTTCCTGTCACCTCCTCATCCGTCTTATGCATTTCCCGTGCAAGAAAGTGGGTACAACCACCAAGCGGAGTTTGCTGCAAGTCCTTTTAGGTTCAAGAAAGACACATCATTGATAGAACCATCGAGCTACAGAGCCCAGGCGCCCAGTTCACCCTTCAGATCAAGACTGGTGTAG